The genomic segment TGCGCAGCTTGAGCTGGCGGGCAATTTCGACGGCCGCTTCACAGTTGGTCCAAAGCACGGTCTCCCGGGCATTGGCGGAACGGGTAAAGGAGCCCGAGTTGACGTCAATGACCGTGAGCGCCTCGGTGGGCTCAATGATCACGTAGCCGCCGGATGGCAGATCAACCCGGGGCTTGAGGGCATCGCGGATCGCCGCATCAACCCGGAAATGCTCGAGGATTTCGTTGGATTCACTGTGATGGACGACCTGCACGTCGGCTTGGTCGGGGCCCAGGAAGGCCTGAACGCGGGCCACCGCATCGGCGCTATCGACCACAACCCTCACCACCTCGGGGCTGGAGTGGTCCCGAAGTACCCGATGGATGAAGTCTTCGTCGCGGTTAAGCAAGACGGGAGGGGAAGCCGTTTCAGCTGCTGCCTGGATCCCTTCCCACTGGCGCAGCAGATTTTCCAGGTCGTCGATTAACAGCTCTTCACTGATGCCTTCGGCCTCGGTGCGGATCAACAAACCGGCCCCTGGGGGCTTGATCAATACACCCAGGGCCCGCAGACGGTTGCGCTCATTTTCGCCATTAATACGGCGGGAAATATTGACACCCTGGCAATGGGGCTGGAGCACCAAAAAACGCCCGGGAAGGGAAAGGTTGCCGGTGAGACGGGGACCCTTTGTGCCCGTGGGCTCCTTCATTACCTGGACCAGCACCTTCTGGCGAGGCTCCAGCAATTCGGTAATACCTGCCGCTCCTTTCCTGAGCCTAAGGGGACCCAAATCTGTGACATGGATAAAGCCATTTTTTTCACTTTCGCCAATATTGACGAAGGCAGCATCAATACCTGGCAGCACGTTTTCGATAGTGCCAAGGTAAACATCACCAATTTGATAGAGGCCTTGGGCGACTATCAATTCATCCACACGCTCATCGTTAAAAACAGCGGCAATACGCAGTTGCTCGGCGATGACGATCTGCTGAGGCATAGGGAAAGGGTGGGCCCAAGGGGGCTCAGCCAAAAATTTGGAGGTTATTAGAAATGGTCAAAAACTTAAAAAGCCCTAATCCAGAAGGGGCTTTAAGACTAAAAAAATCAACGCTGGTGAGTATCCGCCTGGGGCCGACTTCGCTTTTTGGGGCGAACAGATATAACTAAAACTCAACAACCATTGGGGCGAATCCTTGGGGATCGAACCTGAGTAGTTCCAGATTGAACCCCGCTGTGTACCTACCAGCAAACCTGGAGGCGAATCAGCGGATTGGGGAAAGCTTTGGGCATGGCATTGAATGCCACGGAAAACTAGAAGGCAATGGCCTACTCGCCTTCCCGTGAAGTTAGCACGGGCTTTAGAAGCAATTCTTGGCGCCGCATCCTGGCCAGTTGCAGCGGCTGGCCCAGCTCCTGGGCTAGCCAAAACTGCAGCTGCTCGGGCCTCAGGCTCCGGCCAGATGGATCAATGGCCGCCTGGAACTCCAGGGTTGCCGCAGCGCCAGCGACCAGCCCGAGGGAAACCAGGGCAGGGCGGCAATCCCGTTGCCGGGGACGACCCTTCTTATCGGTGTCGCTCCAGGGCAGGGATTCGGCGGCCAACAATGCGGCGATTGCCTGCTGCCAGGCCTGCTGATCGGGGAGTTCCATGCCTGGTGCCGGCTTAAAAGCCATTTGCCAGCGGGCCGCTTCAAGCTCCTGGGAAAGGCTTGGGCCAAATACGGGCACGGCCCAAGCCGATAGCAACTGAAATTCCAGGGGCAGTTCGCCCTGGAGCTGGCTGCGCACCTGGGCCGGATCAACCGGCTCCACAAACTCCAGGTCGAGCCACTCACCGGTGCCCTCCACACCGAGGGGCAGGGCCAAGGCCAACTGCAGGCGGGGCAAGGGATGGAAGCCGCCACTGAAACTGACCGGAAGTGCGCTGCGGCGCAGGGCCCGCTCCAGCAGCCGCAGGGTGTCGAGATGGCTAATCAGGGCCAGCGATCCCGTTTTGCTGAAGCCCATCCGCAGGCGGCTAATCCGCCCACTGGCGGGGGCGCGCTGGGGCAGCTGGGCCGGCACCGGCGGCGGCGGGATCACCACGTTGTGTCCGAGCTCCGGTCCACAGACCCCACAGCTGCTGCAGCCTTCAAAGGAGCAGTCGGGCACCACCGCTTCAGCCAGGGCCCTCTTGAGATCTTCCGCCAGCCAGCGCTTATCGACTCCCGAATCGATGTGATCCCAGGGCAGGCTCTGCCGGCAAAAGGTATCGAGATCGTCGCTGCCCAGGGCCTCGGCCGCACTCCAAGCACCCATTTCCATGGACCGGTAACGGCCCTCCAGGCCCGCCTCCGTAATCGCCGCGGTCCAGGCTCCGTAGCTGCGATCCGCCGATTCAAACCAGGCATCCAGGCCGGCCCCTGCTCGCCAGGCCGCCTCTATCACCGGCGCCAGGCGGCGGTCGCCGCGGCCCACAAAGTCTTCCACCGCCGAAAGGCGCACATCGGTGAAATTGGTTTTCAACCCCCTCAACTGGCGCAGGGCCTGGCGCAACAACTCCTGGCGACGCCGAAATTCCACCGTACTGACGCTGTGCCACTGGAAAGGGGTATGGGGCTTGGGCGTGAAATTGCTAATCGTGAGATTCAGTTCCAGTCGGCCCAAATCAAGACACTGCCGCTGCAACTCCCTGCAGGTGTGGGCAATACCGAGCACATCGGCATCGCTTTCACCCGGCAGGCCAACCATGAAATAGAGCTTCAGTTTGCGGTAACCGTTTTCCATGGCGGTGCGAACACCGCGCAAGAGCTCCGCATCCGTAAGCCCCTTGTTGACAATGTCGCGCAGGCGCTGGGTGCCGGCCTCAGGGGCAAAGGTGAGTCCGGCCTTGCGGGTACCCCCAAGGATGTGGGCAATGTTTTGGTCAAAACGATCCACCCGCTGGCTAGGCAGGGTGAGGCTCACATTTTTGTCGGCAAGACGGTTGCGCAGCTCTACCCCCACCGCCGGCAGGGCCAAATAATCCGAACAGCTCAAGGAGAGCAGGGAGAAATCTGAGTAGCCGGTTTGGCGCATGCCCTCCTCCACCGCCTCGATCACCGCCTCCGGCTCCACATCGCGGGCGGGGCGGGTGAGCATGCCGGGCTGGCAAAAGCGACACCCCCTGGTGCACCCCCGGCGAATCTCGATGGTCAGCCGGTCGTGCACCGTTTCGATGTGGGGCACCAGGCCCATGGCGTAGTGGGGCATCGGCGTGGCCGTTCGCCGCAAAACCCGCCTGGGCGGACTTGGCACAAGCCCCGCCAGGGGCTCGATGCCAATCCCATCGGCGCCAGGGCCGTAGAGGGAGGGCACATAGACCCCTGGCACCTGGGCCAAATCCCGCAACAGGGCGCTGCGGCTTAGCCCAGTCGCCTTGCCCTCGGCCACCACCAGCCCAATTTCCGGCAACAGCTCTTCGCCATCGCCCAGGGCGATGAAATCAAAAAAGGCGGCAAAGGGCTCGGGGTTACTGGTGGCGGTGGGCCCCCCGGCGAAGATCAACGGTGGCGATTCAGGATCGTTGAGGGGCAGGTCACCGCGATCGACGGCCCGAATCGGTACCTGGGCCAAATCCAACATTTCCAAAATGTTGGTGCCGCCAAGTTCGTAGCTGAGGCTGAAACCAAGGATGTCGAAGGCGGTTAGGGGTCTGCGACTTTCCACACCAAATAGGGCTTGGCCCCTTTCCCGCAGCCGCGCCGACAGATCCGCCGCCGGCAAATAGGCCCGATCGCACAACTGGCCTGGCACGGCGTTGAGGATCGAATAGAGGATCACATGGCCCAGGTTGCTGGCCCCCACCTCGTAGACCTCGGGGTAGGTGAGGGCCCAGCGCACCCCGTCCGCCGCCCAGGCGGCCTGCCAGTCGCGGGGTTTGACCCCCAACTCATTGCCCAAATAGCGGGCCGGCTTACTGATGCCCAGATCAATCAGGGCCTCGAAATCAATCGGAGCTTCAGCGAGATTCACGGCAGCTGCTGCTCAGGCCTGTTCCTGATCGTATGGAGGGGTTGGGATCGCGCCATAGGAAAATGCCTCCAACAGTTTTGGTCGCTGCCTTCGGCGGCGTTGACATGGTTCAAGTAAACGGCAATTACCTCAAGCTCAAGGCGGGCTACCTATTCCCTGAAATCGCCAGGCGGGTAAAGGGCTTCAGCGAAGCCAACCCCGACGCCCCAATCATTCGCCTGGGCATTGGCGATGTCACCGAACCCCTCCCCGAGGCCTGCCGCGAAGCGATGAAAGCGGCCATCGACGAAATGGGTACCCGCGAGGGCTTCCACGGCTACGGCCCAGAACAGGGCTACCTATGGCTAAGGGAGGCGATTGCCAAAAACGATTTCCAAGCCCGAGGCTGCCAGGTGAATCCGGAGGAAATCTTCGTTTCCGATGGCTCCAAGTGCGACAGCAGCAACATCCTCGACATCCTGGGAGAAGGCAATCGAATCGCTGTCACTGATCCGGTTTATCCGGTTTATGTTGATAGCAACGTGATGGCAGGGCGCACCGGTGATGCCGACGAGGCCGGCCAATACGGCGGCCTCACCTACCTGCCCATTACCGCCACCAACGGCTTCTGCGCCCCCCTGCCCGAGGGCAAGGTGGACTTGATCTACCTCTGCTTCCCCAACAACCCCACCGGGGCCGTCGCCACCAGGGAGCAGCTAAAGCAATGGGTCGACTACGCCCTGGCCAACAACGCCCTGATCCTGTTCGACGCCGCCTACGAGGCCTTCATCCAGGACCCCTCGCTGCCCCACTCGATCTACGAGATCGAGGGCGCCCGCGATTGCGCGATCGAATTCCGCTCGTTTTCCAAGAACGCGGGCTTCACGGGCACCCGCTGTGCCCTCACGGTGGTGCCCCGGGGCCTGATGGGCACGGCCGCCAATGGCGAGAAGGTGGAGCTATGGAGCCTGTGGAACCGGCGTCAGTGCACCAAGTTCAACGGCGTGAGCTACATCGTGCAGCGCGGCGCCGAGGCGGTCTATGCCCCGGCAGGGCGGGCCCAGGTGCAGGCTCTGATCGCTTTTTACATGGAAAACGCCACAATTATTCGCCGCGAACTATCGGCGGCGGGACTGGAGGTCCATGGCGGTCAGCAGGCCCCCTACGTGTGGCTGAAAACGCCTACGGGGATCGACTCCTGGGGCTTCTTTGACCACCTCCTGGGCAAGGCCCACGTGGTCGGCACCCCGGGCAGTGGCTTTGGGGCGGCCGGCGAGGGCTACTTCCGTCTGTCAGCCTTTAACAGCCTCGCCAATGTGGAAGAGGCAATGCGCCGCATCCGTTCGCTGTAATGGGCCTTATGACCTGGGCAACCCAAAGCAATCCTGGCGGCGCAGCCGTAATGGAGAAGGCCCCTGAGCGAGTGCGCAAGCCTTCCCCCCGCTACAAGGTGCTGCTCCACAACGATCCCGTGAATTCCATGGAATACGTGGTGGGAACCCTGCGGCAGGTGGTTCCATCCCTAAGTGAGCAAGACGCCATCGCCGTAATGCTGGAGGCCCACAACACCGGGGTGGGCTTAGTGATCGTCTGCGACCTGGAGCCAGCGGAGTTCTATTGCGAAACCCTCAAGGCAAAGGGGCTCAGCAGCAGCCTCGAACCGGAGAGCTGATGGCCCCTTTGGCCGCCAATGGGCCGAAGTGGCCGGGCACCTTGCTTTACGTGCCCGTTTTGTACGGGTTGGGTTGGCTAGGGGCCAGGCCCTGTGCCCTTTTATTTCCCCACTGGAGACCAGACCAGGTCGATTTAGCGGGCCTGGTGCTTTCGCTGGCCCTGCTGCTGATCAGCCTGCCCATCAGGCTTCGCAGGGTTTGGGGGGCCGAGCATCCCTGGCAGGGTCTGGGCCTGGCCATGCCGATTCACCTGGCGGCCAAGGCCTGGCTGCGGGGAGCCCTAAAGGGCCTATTTCTACTGGCGTTGGTGGTTTTGGTTTTGGTTTTAGCCGGCCAGGCCCGCTGGCTTGGGGAGCTAAACACAGCTCTGCTCCTCAATGCCATCGCCCTGATGCTCGGGGTGGGCTTTGCCGAGGAGCTGCTATTTCGCGGCTGGCTCTGGGGAGAATTGGAATTGGAGCTGGGCTCCAATAGGGCACTTTGGCTGCAGGCAGCCATCTTTGCCCTGCTCCATCCCTGGTATCGGGCGCCGGGATTGGAGGCCATTGGCCTTTTGGGCGGCCTAACCCTGCTGGGGCTGGCCCTGGCCCTGCAGCGCCGGGCCGACGACGGCGCCCTCTGGGGATCGATCGGGCTGCACGGTTGGCTGGTGGGGGGATGGTTTTTAGCGCAAAAGGGCCTGCTGCAGATTTCGCCGGCTGCCCCCGGTTGGTGGGTGGGCCCAGGCGGAGCCGACATCAACCCAATTGGGGGCCTAATTGGCTGGATTGGCCTCGGGTTGCTGCTCTGGGTGCGGCGACGCTGGTGGCCGCGCCACCTTTCCCAGAAGCCCGAAACAG from the Cyanobium sp. WAJ14-Wanaka genome contains:
- a CDS encoding TIGR03960 family B12-binding radical SAM protein, whose product is MNLAEAPIDFEALIDLGISKPARYLGNELGVKPRDWQAAWAADGVRWALTYPEVYEVGASNLGHVILYSILNAVPGQLCDRAYLPAADLSARLRERGQALFGVESRRPLTAFDILGFSLSYELGGTNILEMLDLAQVPIRAVDRGDLPLNDPESPPLIFAGGPTATSNPEPFAAFFDFIALGDGEELLPEIGLVVAEGKATGLSRSALLRDLAQVPGVYVPSLYGPGADGIGIEPLAGLVPSPPRRVLRRTATPMPHYAMGLVPHIETVHDRLTIEIRRGCTRGCRFCQPGMLTRPARDVEPEAVIEAVEEGMRQTGYSDFSLLSLSCSDYLALPAVGVELRNRLADKNVSLTLPSQRVDRFDQNIAHILGGTRKAGLTFAPEAGTQRLRDIVNKGLTDAELLRGVRTAMENGYRKLKLYFMVGLPGESDADVLGIAHTCRELQRQCLDLGRLELNLTISNFTPKPHTPFQWHSVSTVEFRRRQELLRQALRQLRGLKTNFTDVRLSAVEDFVGRGDRRLAPVIEAAWRAGAGLDAWFESADRSYGAWTAAITEAGLEGRYRSMEMGAWSAAEALGSDDLDTFCRQSLPWDHIDSGVDKRWLAEDLKRALAEAVVPDCSFEGCSSCGVCGPELGHNVVIPPPPVPAQLPQRAPASGRISRLRMGFSKTGSLALISHLDTLRLLERALRRSALPVSFSGGFHPLPRLQLALALPLGVEGTGEWLDLEFVEPVDPAQVRSQLQGELPLEFQLLSAWAVPVFGPSLSQELEAARWQMAFKPAPGMELPDQQAWQQAIAALLAAESLPWSDTDKKGRPRQRDCRPALVSLGLVAGAAATLEFQAAIDPSGRSLRPEQLQFWLAQELGQPLQLARMRRQELLLKPVLTSREGE
- a CDS encoding LL-diaminopimelate aminotransferase: MVQVNGNYLKLKAGYLFPEIARRVKGFSEANPDAPIIRLGIGDVTEPLPEACREAMKAAIDEMGTREGFHGYGPEQGYLWLREAIAKNDFQARGCQVNPEEIFVSDGSKCDSSNILDILGEGNRIAVTDPVYPVYVDSNVMAGRTGDADEAGQYGGLTYLPITATNGFCAPLPEGKVDLIYLCFPNNPTGAVATREQLKQWVDYALANNALILFDAAYEAFIQDPSLPHSIYEIEGARDCAIEFRSFSKNAGFTGTRCALTVVPRGLMGTAANGEKVELWSLWNRRQCTKFNGVSYIVQRGAEAVYAPAGRAQVQALIAFYMENATIIRRELSAAGLEVHGGQQAPYVWLKTPTGIDSWGFFDHLLGKAHVVGTPGSGFGAAGEGYFRLSAFNSLANVEEAMRRIRSL
- the clpS gene encoding ATP-dependent Clp protease adapter ClpS, translated to MTWATQSNPGGAAVMEKAPERVRKPSPRYKVLLHNDPVNSMEYVVGTLRQVVPSLSEQDAIAVMLEAHNTGVGLVIVCDLEPAEFYCETLKAKGLSSSLEPES
- a CDS encoding CPBP family intramembrane glutamic endopeptidase; translated protein: MAPLAANGPKWPGTLLYVPVLYGLGWLGARPCALLFPHWRPDQVDLAGLVLSLALLLISLPIRLRRVWGAEHPWQGLGLAMPIHLAAKAWLRGALKGLFLLALVVLVLVLAGQARWLGELNTALLLNAIALMLGVGFAEELLFRGWLWGELELELGSNRALWLQAAIFALLHPWYRAPGLEAIGLLGGLTLLGLALALQRRADDGALWGSIGLHGWLVGGWFLAQKGLLQISPAAPGWWVGPGGADINPIGGLIGWIGLGLLLWVRRRWWPRHLSQKPETAELSLVISEDNNGPGANPPT